From one Solanum lycopersicum chromosome 12, SLM_r2.1 genomic stretch:
- the LOC101246219 gene encoding phosphatidylinositol 4-phosphate 5-kinase 6-like, which produces MKAWEATVRKTQAVARKRANTIFGTYGPSHVEEEIIDQVDVEEENEGHANGEVYHSERFLPNGDYYSGYWVDSFPHGHGKYWWTDGCMYVGDWFRGKKMGKGTFSWPSGAMYEGNFKSGYMDGEGTFTGPNGDSFKGSWVMNLKHGHGVKEYSNGDVYDGEWNRGLQQGNGKYVWKNGNSYVGEWKNGVICGKGKMCWKNGNVYEGNWEDGVPKGNGTLKWDDGSFYVGNWNKDQNEQNGTFYPSASLLEGGNLDWDPQQVYNTDLLECSICPNEKVSILPSQKKLAVWRSAKATENNVRPRRMSVDGRIDAAPVDREFGRMRLSDCAGTPPRITCVDDAMDGYIRGSPIRHPKAVKRQGETISKGHKNYELMLNLQLGIRHSVGRPGPVPSLDLKPSAFDPKEKYWTRFPPEGSKSTPPHPSCEFRWKDYCPKVFRALRMLFKVDAADYMLSICGNDALRELCSPGKSGSFFYLTNDDRYMIKTMKKAEVKVLLRMLHAYFSHVRSFDNTLMTKYFGLHCVKLTGPAQKKVRFVIMGNLFCTDYTIHRRFDLKGSTFGRMTDKPESEIDATTTLKDLDLNFIFRLPKTWFQEFRRQVDRDCELLEQERVMDYSLLVGLHFKEATGDQTPPPGCRTPAGSEDGSAPRLSRADRDRLLSGLAGRSLGINMSARVERTERKNDLDFQLVGEPTGEFYDVILFFGIIDILQDYDITKKLEHAYKSIQCDPNSISAVDPKAYSRRFRDYIYKVFTEDT; this is translated from the exons ATGAAGGCTTGGGAGGCAACGGTGAGGAAAACACAAGCAGTCGCGAGGAAACGAGCCAATACAATATTTGGTACATATGGTCCATCGCACGTTGAGGAAGAGATAATTGATCAAGTAGATGTAGAAGAGGAGAATGAAGGTCATGCGAATGGGGAGGTTTACCATTCTGAGAGGTTCCTCCCTAATGGAGATTACTATAGTGGATATTGGGTTGATAGTTTCCCCCATGGACATGGAAAATATTGGTGGACTGATGGATGCATGTATGTAGGTGATTGGTTTAGAGGGAAAAAGATGGGGAAAGGAACGTTTAGTTGGCCGTCTGGTGCTATGTATGAGGGGAATTTCAAGAGTGGATATATGGATGGTGAAGGCACGTTTACGGGGCCTAATGGAGACTCATTTAAAGGTTCTTGGGTGATGAATTTGAAACATGGACATGGGGTTAAAGAATACTCTAATGGTGATGTTTACGATGGAGAATGGAATCGAGGATTACAACAAGGAAATGGGAAGTATGTGTGGAAGAATGGGAATTCGTATGTTGGTGAATGGAAGAATGGTGTTATATGTGGTAAAGGTAAGATGTGTTGGAAAAATGGTAATGTGTATGAAGGGAATTGGGAAGATGGAGTTCCAAAGGGTAATGGAACATTGAAATGGGATGATGGGAGTTTCTATGTTGGAAATTGGAATAAAGatcaaaatgaacaaaatggTACTTTTTATCCATCTGCATCATTGTTAGAAGGTGGAAATCTTGATTGGGATCCTCAACAAGTTTACAATACTGATTTGTTGGAATGTAGCATTTGTCCAAATGAGAAAGTTTCAATATTACCTTCTCAGAAGAAGTTGGCAGTTTGGAGGTCTGCCAAGGCAACAGAAAACAACGTTAGGCCAAGGAGGATGTCAGTGGATGGGCGAATAGACGCAGCCCCTGTAGATAGGGAATTTGGTAGGATGCGCTTATCAGACTGTGCCGGAACACCTCCAAGAATAACTTGTGTAGATGATGCTATGGATGGATATATTAGAGGGAGTCCTATTAGACATCCTAAGGCAGTAAAAAGGCAAGGAGAGACTATTTCGAAAGGTCATAAGAATTATGAACTTATGCTCAATTTGCAGTTGGGAATCAG GCATTCAGTAGGAAGGCCAGGACCAGTTCCATCCCTTGATCTCAAGCCTTCGGCATTTGATCCGAAAGAGAAGTACTGGACAAGATTCCCACCTGAAGGATCTAAAAGCACACCTCCTCATCCATCTTGTGAATTCAGATGGAAAGACTATTGCCCTAAAGTTTTCAGGGCTTTAAGGATGTTATTCAAAGTTGATGCAGCTGATTATATGTTGTCGATTTGTGGTAATGACGCCCTCCGAGAGCTATGTTCCCCAGGAAAAAGTGGAAGCTTTTTCTACTTGACAAATGATGATAGATACATGATCAAGACAATGAAGAAGGCAGAAGTAAAA GTGCTTCTAAGGATGCTCCATGCCTATTTCAGTCACGTTCGTTCATTTGATAACACGCTAATGACCAAGTATTTTGGCCTGCATTGTGTTAAGCTAACCGGACCAGCACAGAAAAAG GTGCGATTTGTTATCATGGGGAACCTGTTCTGCACTGATTATACAATTCATAGACGGTTCGACTTGAAAGGGTCAACGTTTGGCCGGATGACAGATAAACCAGAATCAGAGATTGATGCAACCACAACTCTAAAGGACCTTGATCTCAACTTTATATTCAGGTTACCTAAGACATGGTTCCAAGAATTCCGAAG ACAAGTTGATAGGGATTGTGAGCTACTAGAACAAGAGAGAGTGATGGACTATAGCCTTTTAGTTGGTCTTCATTTTAAAGAAGCAACTGGAGATCAAACTCCTCCTCCTGGTTGTAGAACACCTGCTG GATCGGAAGATGGATCAGCTCCTCGTCTTTCTCGTGCAGATAGGGATCGATTGCTTTCCGG GTTGGCTGGCAGAAGTTTGGGTATAAACATGTCGGCACGCGTTGAAAGGACAGAGAGGAAAAATGACTTAGACTTTCAGTTAGTAGGAGAACCAACAGGGGAGTTTTATgatgtgatattattttttggaaTAATAGACATACTTCAAGACTATGATATTACAAAAAAGCTTGAGCATGCATATAAATCAATCCAATGTGATCCTAATTCTATCTCAGCTGTTGATCCAAAGGCATACTCAAGACGTTTTCGCGATTACATATACAAAGTTTTTACAGAAGACACTTGA